One genomic region from Nilaparvata lugens isolate BPH chromosome 3, ASM1435652v1, whole genome shotgun sequence encodes:
- the LOC111064575 gene encoding TNF receptor-associated factor family protein DDB_G0272098-like isoform X1, with the protein MNNLFSEVLEESIPAHSNIQNESTSCPSRHKSASSDNSTPGTSSTQGSPVLNHVVYSRIRNVSTSTTLLNAIPETIRNVKLDVNPRAEQITGEEPSRRTVAITKLNTVELLNKIATGRNNSQTNMSAQTASSILKSCSNFPRGNQGNVIVLDISKEQANRMSIKEILKATGLLGESTITKIGSDGAASAVEGDTKMTQLSSATTVMLACPSAKENKSKDNIISVVKPSAADSRLNCSTYTHINSLDNASTSWTESRSEVQQNCETIEVDRVGLPPVDGDLHDNDDDDDDVISDVSESASETESVPERELLSYSPVEAMESYQQVEINSEIICDNSVNSENVISIEDASSLESVEDVSSLERVTCVEEEEVLEEQVLEELVPVHDNTIETEKTIPYENANSNDTIAVNINFEENSSLDFNNSSSSDERKHNENDDVNVKLCKIGNDSIPTQETNENTIMCNSLDSRQNNYCDISDLNCSVDNESSGNILISMECDNLAESITYISDQQETGVVCDPGLP; encoded by the exons atgaataatttattttcagaagTTTTGGAAGAGTCAATTCCTGCACACTCAAATATTCAGAATGAATCAACCAGTTGTCCAAGTAGGCACAAATCAGCGAGTAGTGACAACTCGACGCCTGGAACAAGTTCTACTCAAG GGTCCCCGGTTTTGAATCATGTAGTATATTCAAGAATACGCAACGTGTCGACCTCAACTACCCTGCTAAACGCGATTCCAGAAACAATTAGAAATGTGAAACTTGATGTTAATCCTAGAGCGGAGCAAATCACCGGGGAGGAACCGTCAAGGAGGACTGTGGCTATTACGAAATTAAATACGGTA GAGTTACTGAACAAAATTGCAACTGGAAGAAATAATTCACAGACAAATATGAGCGCTCAAACAGCTTCGTCTATATTAAAATCTTGTAGTAATTTTCCTCGTGGAAATCAG GGAAATGTAATTGTGCTGGACATAAGCAAAGAGCAGGCAAAtagaatgtcaatcaaagagATTCTGAAGGCTACTGGTCTTCTTGGAGAGAGTACAATAACGAAAATCGGCAGCGATGGTGCTGCCAGTGCGGTGGAGGGCGACACTAAGATGACGCAGTTGTCAAGTGCCACAACAGTTATGCTTGCGTGTCCATCTGCTAAAGAAAATAAATCCAAAGATAATATTATCAGCGTAGTAAAACCTTCCGCGGCTGACTCTCGTCTTAACT GTTCAACGTATACTCATATAAACAGTTTAGATAATGCAAGTACTAGCTGGACAGAAAGTAGAAGTGAAGTGCAGCAAAACTGTGAAACGATTGAAGTTGATCGTGTAGGCCTACCTCCGGTGGATGGAGACCTGCATGACAATGACGATGACGATGACGACGTGATCAGTGATGTGAGTGAGAGTGCAAGTGAGACTGAAAGTGTTCCTGAGAGAGAGCTGCTGTCCTATTCACCAGTCGAAGCAATGGAATCCTATCAACAAGTAGAAATAAATTCCGAAATTATCTGT GATAACAGTGTAAATAGTGAAAACGTCATTTCAATAGAGGATGCTTCATCATTAGAAAGTGTAGAGGATGTTTCGTCATTAGAAAGAGTAACAT GTGTTGAGGAAGAGGAAGTTTTAGAAGAGCAAGTTTTAGAAGAGCTAGTACCGGTACATGACAATACGATTGAGACTGAAAAAACAATTCCGTATGAAAACGCAAATAGTAACGATACTATTGctgtaaatatcaattttgaagaaaatagtTCACTAGATTTTAATAATTCCAGTTCCTCCGATGAGAGGAAGCATAATGAAA ATGATGATGTAAATGTGAAATTATGTAAAATAGGTAACGATTCAATTCCAACGCAAGAGACAAACGAAAACACAATAATGTGTAATTCATTGGATTCTAGGCAAAACAACTACTGTGATATTTCGGATTTGAATTGTTCTGTTGACAATGAAAGCTCAGGGAATATATTG ATTAGTATGGAATGTGATAATCTCGCAGAATCAATAACATATATATCCGATCAACAAGAAACTG
- the LOC111064575 gene encoding TNF receptor-associated factor family protein DDB_G0272098-like isoform X2 has product MNNLFSEVLEESIPAHSNIQNESTSCPSRHKSASSDNSTPGTSSTQGSPVLNHVVYSRIRNVSTSTTLLNAIPETIRNVKLDVNPRAEQITGEEPSRRTVAITKLNTELLNKIATGRNNSQTNMSAQTASSILKSCSNFPRGNQGNVIVLDISKEQANRMSIKEILKATGLLGESTITKIGSDGAASAVEGDTKMTQLSSATTVMLACPSAKENKSKDNIISVVKPSAADSRLNCSTYTHINSLDNASTSWTESRSEVQQNCETIEVDRVGLPPVDGDLHDNDDDDDDVISDVSESASETESVPERELLSYSPVEAMESYQQVEINSEIICDNSVNSENVISIEDASSLESVEDVSSLERVTCVEEEEVLEEQVLEELVPVHDNTIETEKTIPYENANSNDTIAVNINFEENSSLDFNNSSSSDERKHNENDDVNVKLCKIGNDSIPTQETNENTIMCNSLDSRQNNYCDISDLNCSVDNESSGNILISMECDNLAESITYISDQQETGVVCDPGLP; this is encoded by the exons atgaataatttattttcagaagTTTTGGAAGAGTCAATTCCTGCACACTCAAATATTCAGAATGAATCAACCAGTTGTCCAAGTAGGCACAAATCAGCGAGTAGTGACAACTCGACGCCTGGAACAAGTTCTACTCAAG GGTCCCCGGTTTTGAATCATGTAGTATATTCAAGAATACGCAACGTGTCGACCTCAACTACCCTGCTAAACGCGATTCCAGAAACAATTAGAAATGTGAAACTTGATGTTAATCCTAGAGCGGAGCAAATCACCGGGGAGGAACCGTCAAGGAGGACTGTGGCTATTACGAAATTAAATACG GAGTTACTGAACAAAATTGCAACTGGAAGAAATAATTCACAGACAAATATGAGCGCTCAAACAGCTTCGTCTATATTAAAATCTTGTAGTAATTTTCCTCGTGGAAATCAG GGAAATGTAATTGTGCTGGACATAAGCAAAGAGCAGGCAAAtagaatgtcaatcaaagagATTCTGAAGGCTACTGGTCTTCTTGGAGAGAGTACAATAACGAAAATCGGCAGCGATGGTGCTGCCAGTGCGGTGGAGGGCGACACTAAGATGACGCAGTTGTCAAGTGCCACAACAGTTATGCTTGCGTGTCCATCTGCTAAAGAAAATAAATCCAAAGATAATATTATCAGCGTAGTAAAACCTTCCGCGGCTGACTCTCGTCTTAACT GTTCAACGTATACTCATATAAACAGTTTAGATAATGCAAGTACTAGCTGGACAGAAAGTAGAAGTGAAGTGCAGCAAAACTGTGAAACGATTGAAGTTGATCGTGTAGGCCTACCTCCGGTGGATGGAGACCTGCATGACAATGACGATGACGATGACGACGTGATCAGTGATGTGAGTGAGAGTGCAAGTGAGACTGAAAGTGTTCCTGAGAGAGAGCTGCTGTCCTATTCACCAGTCGAAGCAATGGAATCCTATCAACAAGTAGAAATAAATTCCGAAATTATCTGT GATAACAGTGTAAATAGTGAAAACGTCATTTCAATAGAGGATGCTTCATCATTAGAAAGTGTAGAGGATGTTTCGTCATTAGAAAGAGTAACAT GTGTTGAGGAAGAGGAAGTTTTAGAAGAGCAAGTTTTAGAAGAGCTAGTACCGGTACATGACAATACGATTGAGACTGAAAAAACAATTCCGTATGAAAACGCAAATAGTAACGATACTATTGctgtaaatatcaattttgaagaaaatagtTCACTAGATTTTAATAATTCCAGTTCCTCCGATGAGAGGAAGCATAATGAAA ATGATGATGTAAATGTGAAATTATGTAAAATAGGTAACGATTCAATTCCAACGCAAGAGACAAACGAAAACACAATAATGTGTAATTCATTGGATTCTAGGCAAAACAACTACTGTGATATTTCGGATTTGAATTGTTCTGTTGACAATGAAAGCTCAGGGAATATATTG ATTAGTATGGAATGTGATAATCTCGCAGAATCAATAACATATATATCCGATCAACAAGAAACTG